Genomic window (Diabrotica undecimpunctata isolate CICGRU chromosome 6, icDiaUnde3, whole genome shotgun sequence):
ataaattattatcctACATTAACAGCTTTACAAAATCGAGGGCGAGCCGGACAGCACAAAGTTCTTCCTTTTGATTGGCCAGACGCAAGTAACAGATGAAAGTTGACCAACTCTTCCGTTCCACTTACGTTCCGTCATGCGTTTACGTTCATTTAAAAATAAGAGTACACAAAATTCTATATTGATCTTTTTTcagtgcgtctacgtttacagttcgtcaaactataaatccagctttagtGCTCTTCTGGTTTCTCCCACGTAGAACTATGGCAACAGACACGTTATGATGTGTCATGGCAAAAAAATATGGCATCAGACGCGTTATGTATCATTGTACTTGCATTTAAAGGTTAATGAATATCGTCTTTTTGGTTTCAATAGGAATAAAAATGCAAAacacatttatttaattacatattaaattaaaaagatgGAATATAAACTATCAAttgaataacaacaaaaattaaaatatataacttAACTAAGTATACACTGAATCAATTAATTACACAATAAACCcataactgaaacaaaaaaatatagtttATAGTTATAACCTACAAAGTAAGAATAGTATATAAATACATTAATACAACTTTTTCATTAGGCGATCATAAATTCAATTCTTTTCaatctgttttgttttattatttatagcCTTATTTTTGTACAACAGTTATACAGATGCTGTATATGCTCCAGTATAAACAATTTATACATACAAATTACATTAAGCAGATGATCAAATTAGATATAACTTGTGGAAGAATATAGAAACTGGGGTTAGGtcaacatgaaaaaaaaaaaaaaaaaaaaaaaaaaaaaaaaaaaaaaaaaaaaaaaaaaaacaaagtaatcATGTATAGAAAGGGAAGAAGATACGGAAAAACTGAATCTGGTCCAGGAAAAAATTGAAAGTTGGGTTgagttgagtttaccgaaagtacaagctgaatagagccgcaaatgtcaaccataaaataaaatatttcggtttggcagtgttgggatgtttttatgcatatgttgtatgcttcaaatataaagagagaaagcttttaaaaagtacattttgattatactattttattaattctgcaatttatatgaaacaataacgagtaaatatttgtctctttcgagattaattgcaaacatctgttgcaatctgacaattgctgatttgacgattgccaaatctatcccctaatctatcaaagggcaattgccaaaaaatttctaataattaactgaaattaatctccaaagaaacaaatattactcattcttgttttatataaatcaaaaattgcagaattcataacataatgtaatcaaaatgtacttttctaaagctttatctctttatatttgaagcatacagcaatatacgttataaaaacatgccaacactgctaaacagaaatttttgttccatgtttgacatttgcggctatatcagtttgtactttcggtaaactcaaccgaaAGTTGTATTGAATACAGATACTTTGGAATTAAGATAACTAGCACAGGAGAAAATTAAGAAGGTTAgaaaaagaattaaatgtttcGGCTTAGCCACCGATATACGGATGGATATGTTAATTATTTCGTCTAAACGGCAAGCTGTACCTGACGAGATGTGAATATCCCTGTTTGTATATTATTTGCACATTAGTTTATATTGCTTTAAAGTAAAAAGTTGCAAATTATTTCTAGATGACGGGCGAActtagatatttaaataaataacagaCAGGGAatgtcatttaaaaataaaaaattaacaagcAAAAATTCACTAATTGCACTTGCAACAAAAACCGTAGTCTATGGCTTCTTACGTGGTTTAGAGTGATTCTGTTTATTGACAGTGCatctttattttgaatatacTGTATATAATACGTATATTCTATTATTTGCTCCACCAAGAAACATCATAAAGCCTTTTTTACTTTCTTGAATAGGATcactatttttatatgtatatatatcatctTTTTTCTTGAGAAAATGCTAGAAAATGAATGGCTTACATTTAATATACTCACCTAGTTTTGCTATCCACGCATTTGTGAATTGTGTCTATGAAGAACTTGGAATACAGTATCTTTGAGGGTTTGCGGCTTACAATATTCCTCCAACCAACTGAACACTCCGGCAGATAATTCAGAAAAATTATTTACAGAAACTCCACTAAATGTTGCAAAGAGCTCATCCATTATTGCttgaaactaaaaaaaattgttatttatgtaccaagagTATTGAGTAAGTTTTTATACATTCAGGCGACGATTTTACAAACGCTTCTAGGCAGAAGGTTTGTATGTCACTCGGAGGCATACAcatctaaaaatcaaaattgaataaCTGATTAAGTTTCAAATAGCACAAGTTTCAGTAGAGTCAATAACTGATTAATTGTTCATTtatgaataaaaaagaaaacaaaactgtctgaaaatttaaaataggTATGTAAATAGTAAGAAAAGGTGTAAAAAAATAATGCATAAGTGTTAGTCAACTTCTTTGTAAAGAGTCTAATTGTTTTCACTCATTTTAAATTAAACTGTTAAAATCTTGAAATATCCATGTCTGTCTGTCCGTCCGTAACCACAATTCCTCCGGTATTAGAACAAATAGAATGACAAATGAGAGCTGATAACCGAAAGATGGTATTAAAGGTGAGAAATTTGACCTCGGCTTCCGGTTCCAGAGTTAAAACCGGAAGTACTGTTTTAAAGTCGCTGAAATAGTACAAGCGATATATTATTCGACGCGACTTATCAAGAcgaaaacaaatatatatttctCGTTTTTATATCACTTCCGGTTAAAAAGTTCTACCGGAAGTACCGCATTATAGTTGCAGAAATAGTGCATGTGATATATTAATTGATTCGTATTGAAAAGGCATATATTACTTGACACACGATGCAAGGTTGCACGAAGAGTTCAAAGATCGACTTCCGGttctatttctattctatttattACATGGCTGCCAAAAATGTTCAAACACATTCTAATAATTTATCAATACATTTTGTCTTACCACTGAAAATTTCACTTCATCTGAAATTCTGGTTTCTGTGTGTCCCGGTTGAGTTTGTTGTGCCTTAACAATTTGTTCATAATTCGTCTGCATTATTCTTAACGCcactacttcttttcttaaagcATTTCGTTCCTCCTCTTGCTTCTTCTTTTGCATTTGAAGATACTGTATATAGTCTATGGATTTTTGTAGTACAGTAGCCTTACTTAATTTGTAAcctataagaaataaataaatgaagtaatcaaatataaacttaatttaaacatttttagaaAAAACTACCAAATATTCGGAACTGGATCAACAGTTGTCTTGGATGCCTGTTTTGTTCCATCCTAAATTCATGGCCTGCCCATTTAAGACACTGTAGGCGAAGATACTGAGATAAAGATAAATATACactatactccctctataacaaaCACGGATATTACAGGGTTTCGCTtgtaacgaggtacattagatgtcccgtgaaatttctattgaaccaTAACCCTCTGTAGCGAggcaaatttaataataataataatgataagatcgcaaaacgtgttttttacgtttttgaccCGGCCCTGGCTATAAATatataccctttttaactgccgcccgcaataaacttctcaTGTTTAATCTACCGACCGATATTGTGTTgttggaaatttacaatttatgattcacaagtgtcagtgtaggggtttgaccattcgcacctaataaACTACGTAAAGAGGCGTAAAAACATGACAAATGAAATAAATTGAACGAAAATTTCATTTCACAGTTGTTTTTATCGTAGATGTTTATCGTTTGTTTCCTGATTGTGCGTTCGCGTCTTACTCCAGATAAAACCctcaaattcaaaaatgttgtataGGTGGCAAGATATCAAAAGAAAGGGTACTCGCGTGTGCCATGTCCGGTTCCGAAAAAGGGAAATTAGTCGTCATTGGGAAATCTCAAAAACCACGATGTTTCAGAGGTGTGAATCAGCTTCCTGTcacataaaaatttaataaaaaatcgtggATGATAACAGAGATTTTTAGTGGAGAACTTTGAAGTGGGACAGAGAGTTGGGACATCGAAAGATTCTTTTAATTGTTGACAATTGTATAGCCCATCCgaaagttaacagtttaaaaaaatttaacttcttTTTTTTAACCCCAAATTGCACATCTGTTCTGCAACCGATGGATCAGGGCATCATAAGGTCCCTTAACGTTCACTACAGAAAACTTTTAGTTAAGCAGATCCTGAATAATGTAGAAAACCGTGGTGAATCCCCTGTTACTTTATTGGATGCCATAAATTACATCCACAAAGCATGGACACTcgtagataaaaaaaaaacatcagaaAATGTTTCGGTCATGTGGGGTGGACAGAGACTGAGGTAGAAAACAAAGAAGGTGAATATCCTGTAGCAGAGTGCTTGAGGTTACAACAGCAAGGTCAAGAATTAACTTAACTGAACAATGATGACGAGTTTGCTGAATTCATTGCCATTGATGATGACGTCATTGTTTGTGATCTTCTGATGGATAGTGAAATTATCGCGGAAGTAATAAATCCGCCAGCGGAGCTCGTTATCGTCAGTGACGAAAGTGATGATAGACATCGCAATGAATCCATGCaagaaggtcctaatagacaagatgtggaaagtggtttcacatctttagaaaatatgatagatagaataatactggacaatttaaggcagtcaaaaatgacagagtttatgttatccttgaaaatacgttTTATACAtaatgtagttggaaaaaaatgtaagtacagattttttgttttactgtatatcattttacaataaaagtaaacaacacttttttgttttaatgtatttcattgacaataaaagtaaacaatttttttcaaaaacaccattcaaacaatatttagcatcttatattgctccgagtggcttcactataggaagataatgttttagaaaactacatattcatatgtatgcacagtattattgttgtctgatataacgagatcggctcaTAACGAGgcaattagtctgtcatttcagttctcgttatagaggaagtctactgtatatatatatatatatatatatatatatatatatatatatatatatatatatatatatatatatatctattaaaTGAATGCAAAGTGTATATAGGGATGCTCTATTGATTAAATGTATGATTTTTATATACACTAGGATGCAGTATTAGGAGTAATTTGAGGGATGCTCCATTGATTATTAAGTGTacagatataatttttttatgtctaaaacatttttgaaatgtATTACTCATATAGAGTATATTACTTGAATAAGTTGAAAAAGTtgttattactgtttttaaaaatcagaTTCTCTAGACATGGAGAGTGTAAAGACGCTCTAATGATAGCAGGATATATACCATCTTACCAGAAACATCAGGTTGTTGGCATGTTGGCACTAGTTCTTGCAATGTATCATACCCTTTTTTAATTGCATCACGTCTTTTTTGTTCAGCCTGCGTATGAGCTTCTCTCCTGCGTTCTTTGTAGCTCATTGGAGAAGTCTTACTTTCTACATCTTCTTCGTCATCTAAAATTAAAAACCCGTAAAAGAAGTAACTTTTATATAATTATCGGATTAATTCATTTAATATAGGAAGCAAAGATAAAATATGATTTATTAAAGTGAATGTCTTCCTTTTGGTTTGACCAATCTTTACATGTTATAAAAGGTGTAAGTCTTTTCTTCCCTGGTTTGAAAATTGCCCTTTTATATATCTCTGCCTTTTCTAGAAATTGGCCTAAAGATATAACATCTGATTGAACAAAATAGTacattttatctttttattgGTCCTAGAAACTCTTACAAGTTTTGTTAACCCCTAAACCATCTTTAGATACTTATTTTATACTTCATGCTGCAACTTTTGGTATCAAATCTGGTATCTTCTTTTTCCAGTACAATAAATTATAACACTGGTAACATTTATTAAAAACCTATTCTCTTCAAAGGTAGTACAAACTTCATATAGTATTTGTTAGTACAGCATAAGCCTACTCCACAAATCCCATTACTTCCTTATACTGTCCTCCCTCTATTCGAGTTCTATATATACTTACCAGTTTCAGTAATATACCATTTTCCTTGCACTTCTGAAATATTTGGTGATGCATGTAATGAAACATGGAACAGAACTAGTAAATGAGTATTTCAAGACTTACATAAACGCAATTCAAAAGATGTTCTTTATTACTCAGCAGTGAAATTAGGAAAATATCTTCTATTTTTTATAATCTCAATTATACCAATATTCAATATGTTGGTACCAAAATACAATGCGTGTTTAAcagttatattaaataaatataaggcgCACCTGAATTATTTACAGAAGATACAGAGTTTGTGTATTTAATATGTTCATGAGGCATCTTTGCTATTATAGGTGTTTTGATTTacttgttttccaaataaatcgtACTTTTTGATAATTATATAATTGCGACACACTATACGAAAATACATATGTTAATGAGAATAATCAAATGTAAGCAATGTACCCATCTATAATCTATTTAAatctataataaacaaaaactatAAATCGCAAAATGTTACCAAAACATGACGTCAAGAAATGTCAAAAACATATGACAATTGATTTCATGGAAACACGTTTTTGTAAtcgttaaaaaagaagaaatgttGACATTGAAGCTAAAAGTTTAAAGCTTGGCGTAGGTCAATTAATGAGTGTGAGAAGAAGACGATGCTGTCAGCAGTTGAAAGGAATTTAAAATTATGTGTAACTTCTATTTGAAGCAAAatcataaattaaaataatacataaaaagaAATTGTAAGCACTTATATTTCGAAGAGATTCATATATGTAATTTATTTCAGTGTAATATTGTTTTAAGCATTAAGTAAAAATGATACCCCTAGGAAGCAGAATTGAGGTTAGTTGTTTATATAcaattatataaacatttatttatttaatatgatttttaggATTATCAAGTACAGAATTTATTGGGAAAAGGCGGATTTGCTTCCGTCCACCGAGCAAGATGTTTAAAAACAGGCATAGAAGTTGCTATCAAAATGGTAAACTTCTGAAATTGTGCACTTCCAAACATTAATGCATTATATacttttagatcgataaaaaacACATGAAGGCCAAAAACATGATAAGTCGTGTAATACAAGAAGTGGAGATACATTTAAGATTAAAGCACAGTTCTATTTTGGAATTATATAAATGGTTCGATGATAATGATTATGTGTATTTGGTTTTGGAACTGTGTCCCAATGGAgacttacaaaattatttaagaGAAAAGGTATAGGTAAATAATAGTTTGGGAATTATGCAGTATAATATCAAATTTAAATTTCTCAAAATAAGAGCCAACAGTTGGTTAGCAGTTTTAAATAAACCATATCTAACAGCCTTGCAGTACAACATTGGTACAGTACAAGACCACTCTTAACCATTTTACAAATCCTTTATTTCAGAATAAAACATATTGCTTGACATAATGGATATTTGGTTTTTCAGTGTTTcaaagaactatattttttagAGCACTTTAATAGAATATAAATTTCAACATTCTGTATTTGCTCACCAAATTAGTATCTGATTATTCTTTCAACATGTTAAGTGGTACTATATGAACAAAAATTCAATACACAGTATGTATCTTACTatagtgtgtgtctgtatgtaaTTACAAGTGTATTATACTGTCAAATTGCCTATGTTTATAGGGTTAATTTGTAAAATTTAGAATTTATTCAATATTAAATATTCTGGTTAATTTTTTCAGATtaaaaggaaatagaactggtaaaattacaaaataagTCTTTAGGGAAGAGATATTGAGGTTTCAGAacccagaaaatttaaaatatatattcaaaggACATACATGAAAAACACAACTTAAAATGTCATCAAAGAATAGGGAACTTGACTAAAAGGTCAGTGATGGATAAGAAAAGTAATTTACCTCATAGGTGGGGAAAATAATGTACTTTGATGGTATTTGTTAAGTGTTGACAAAGTTGTGCTGAGTGTCATAATAACTAGATATAGGATAGTGAAATGTGTACTTAATAGAGAAATTTCATATAGTGTTTGTATGTTACTCACATCAAACTAGGTGATAATGAAAGAAAAGCTTTATGCGAACAATGATGGGATATGCTGAGACATATTCTAATCAAATAGagagtaataaaaattttaatgcaAATGTGAGTCAATCCAAAGCAGCTATGAAGAAATACAAGAGGGACAATTGGAACTACAGATAATGCTGAACATGTTACATTTGAACTAGCATTAAAAGTAGAGCCTTAAATAGACATTCATCATTTCCTAAAGCAATTAAGTCAGcttgtagaaaaatatagaacTAAAGAAGAAATGTTCATAAggtgttaatttatttaaagagAGATTATTTGATAAAAGGTAAATTCTATAAGAATAATTTAGTACTACTATGAACAGTATTGAATATTGTACAGTCAAAAAATGATATGAGAAGGGCATATTAAATGCTCAAATAGTAATTACCCATAATGAAGAATCTCTGAAGTTTCTGCAAGGCATAAGAAAGGAAACTTAAAGAAGACACATTGAACAAAAAAAGACAGGATATGTTTATGAAGGAGATTAATATTGATATACCCTAAACGAAGATATAAACTATGCGAtgggataaaggcaaagataattttaaaatattgatctTGTTTAAGTTGGTGTTCTtcaattgtaaattttattttcaggCTTTGTCAGAAAGTGAAGTCAGCAATATTATGACACAGGTGGTTGAAGGAATCAAGTATCTTCATTCTTATAACATTTTACATAGAGATTTATCTTTGTCGAATTTATTACTTAGCAGTAATATGAAAATAGTAAGTAAATATTATTTCAACTCATTGTACAATTTTGcactgtatttttatattaatgttTTTGAGGGTAATAATAATTACTCACCAGAATAAATGTTTAGAATAATTTCCTTCACATCACTATAAAGATACTACATTTATCTTTACCGACTTTCTCAGAACTTATTTTAAAAGAAGGCTTCTCAATATTCACTATTTCGCACATTTGATAAAAAAATAGGTCTGAATCACATTAACTTGAATGATAAACTAAAGTTTACACTACAAATAATATAAATTGAGGTACTCTGCCCACTTTTGCGATTATACTACCTACTGTCCTTTCTTGTTAAATGTTGGTAATCCAACAATAACTGTTTTGGTTCATTGTGATACCATAAGggattataattttaattttattcttgaTAGCATATAATCCTTTACCTGAACATATTGTGGTACAaggtttgtctttttagttttgcatatagccgCTTGGAGGATGCCAGCAATAAAACCTTCCGACACAAATGTAACCTCAATCTTTTGTTGGCATAAATCGAGAATTTCATTTCAATACATCAGGTAGAGTAGATACAGTACAATACAGTAGAAGTCAGTCGGAAACTGGATCTTAGCCGAGAACATTTTTGagtaataattttttacaatttttaaagaGGATTATCCCAACAGCAATGACTCGCTGAAATGGTTTCTGTGTTTGGGAATGAAGCATCAAACAAGTCAATTATTTCCCACTGTCATTGCAAATTTCAACATGGTCGCTCCAGTCTCAGCTATGAATCCAGGTCAGGTCCACCCAGAACGGCAAAACATCGATGCGGTTCGTCAGCTAATTAAGGACGACCGCCCTGTAACATACCGGGAGATAGAGAGATCGTTGGGCATTTCAAAGACTTCGATTCAAAAGATCCTACATGAAGAACTGGGTGCTACGAAGTTGGTTTCCTGTTGGATTGCTGATCTGCTCACAGAAAACGTTTATATGCGATAAATCTTGGATTTACTCCTACGAACCGGAAAATAAACGCCAATCTGCTGTGTGGGTGTGTCACGATgaggaaaaaccaacaaaagtgaTCCATTCTCGAAGTGTGTCAAAGAAAATCTGCTCATTGGCAACAATTGGCAACTCCGAAAAAGCAACACCCAAAGGTGAATCATTCTACATCAAGAGAATGCAAGTGCTCACACTGCCCAAAATACAGTAGAGTTTTTGAAGCTTCAAAACATTGAATTGTTAAACCATGAATGTATGCAAAAGTGTATCGATCTTGgtgggacatattttgaaaagcaataaagtactttcttcttctttatgtgctgtcttctaccgaaggttggcgaccatcaaacgataggtttctctgttttgtgccgcatgtattatgttcgcggcttctggtatttgaaaccattctctcaaatttctcagccaggatttcttcattctacccaaacctcttctaccttcaatcttgccttccacgataagctgtagcagactgtacttatcattacggaacacatggcccaggtatgacgctttcctccttttaacagttgttaacaattccatctctttacccattcgtcttaatacctctgtgttggtcactctgtctgtccaaggtattctcagtatgcgtcgatacagccacatttctagagccgctaacttctttatagttgctgctgttaacgtccacccttcaactccgtaaagtagcgtagagagtacgtagcatttcgtggcgcgccatcggaggttaacgcttaggtggcggttgcttaagagctttctcattttgatgaatttggatcttgctattttaattcggatcttaatctctacatctgggtcccacttatcatttactgtatatcccagatatttaaatcggtgtactctttcaatacgttcggcttcaatattcaggtcgatatgttgaatgttctttttactgatcaccataaatttagttttctttctattgatcttcagtccaaattggttgccaattgtatttactctatttagcatcatctgtaaatcttcgatattatcggccagtataactaAATAaagtacttatatatatatacccggtatttagg
Coding sequences:
- the bigmax gene encoding max-like protein X isoform X2, yielding MSYKERRREAHTQAEQKRRDAIKKGYDTLQELVPTCQQPDVSGYKLSKATVLQKSIDYIQYLQMQKKKQEEERNALRKEVVALRIMQTNYEQIVKAQQTQPGHTETRISDEVKFSVFQAIMDELFATFSGVSVNNFSELSAGVFSWLEEYCKPQTLKDTVFQVLHRHNSQMRG
- the bigmax gene encoding max-like protein X isoform X1, with protein sequence MPHEHIKYTNSVSSVNNSDDEEDVESKTSPMSYKERRREAHTQAEQKRRDAIKKGYDTLQELVPTCQQPDVSGYKLSKATVLQKSIDYIQYLQMQKKKQEEERNALRKEVVALRIMQTNYEQIVKAQQTQPGHTETRISDEVKFSVFQAIMDELFATFSGVSVNNFSELSAGVFSWLEEYCKPQTLKDTVFQVLHRHNSQMRG